One genomic window of Clostridia bacterium includes the following:
- the dmpG gene encoding 4-hydroxy-2-oxovalerate aldolase, with protein MTMRKRIHIVDTTLRDGMHAVSHQFTPDQARRVATALDAAKVEMIEVSHGDGLGGSSVQYGFAAASDEEYLKAVAGVISNSQLAVLLLPGIGTQEDLKMARDHGAVAVRVATHATEADISEQHIKLARDLGMRSVGFLMMSHMVSPEKLLEQAKLMESYGAEIVYIADSAGAMMPDDVRARVGLVKENLGVDVGFHAHNNLMLAIGNTLAAIESGATYVDATLRGLGGGAGNAPTEVLAGVLDRAGYDTGVDFYKAMDAAEQVVEPLMQRPQQVSNASLMLGYAGVYSSFLLHTHRAAKRFGVDPRDILAELGRRKIVGGQEDTIIDVAYELSRASGR; from the coding sequence ATGACGATGCGCAAGCGAATTCATATAGTCGACACAACTCTGCGAGACGGGATGCACGCCGTGAGCCACCAGTTCACGCCGGACCAGGCCCGGCGCGTAGCGACCGCGCTCGACGCCGCGAAGGTGGAGATGATCGAGGTGAGCCACGGAGACGGGCTCGGAGGGTCATCGGTGCAGTACGGGTTTGCTGCGGCGTCAGACGAGGAATACCTGAAGGCTGTTGCCGGAGTCATCAGCAATTCCCAACTTGCGGTGCTTTTGCTGCCCGGCATAGGTACTCAGGAAGACCTCAAGATGGCCAGGGATCATGGGGCCGTTGCGGTGAGAGTAGCTACGCACGCGACCGAGGCAGACATAAGCGAGCAGCACATCAAGCTCGCACGGGACCTGGGCATGCGGTCGGTCGGTTTCCTGATGATGAGCCACATGGTCTCGCCTGAGAAGCTGCTGGAGCAGGCGAAGCTGATGGAGAGCTACGGGGCCGAGATCGTCTATATCGCGGATTCCGCCGGCGCCATGATGCCAGATGACGTGCGGGCGCGAGTGGGATTGGTGAAGGAGAATCTCGGCGTGGACGTCGGGTTCCACGCACACAACAATCTCATGCTGGCGATCGGAAATACGCTGGCTGCGATCGAATCCGGAGCCACATACGTTGATGCTACCCTGCGCGGGCTGGGCGGAGGGGCGGGCAACGCTCCAACCGAAGTGCTGGCGGGAGTGCTCGACAGAGCCGGGTACGACACTGGAGTAGATTTCTATAAGGCAATGGACGCAGCAGAGCAAGTTGTGGAACCGCTCATGCAGCGCCCTCAGCAGGTATCCAACGCCAGCCTGATGCTGGGGTACGCCGGAGTGTACTCGAGCTTCCTGCTCCACACCCATCGGGCGGCTAAGAGATTCGGGGTCGACCCCCGGGATATCCTTGCGGAACTCGGACGGCGCAAGATAGTCGGAGGGCAGGAAGACACGATTATCGATGTGGCGTATGAGCTCTCCAGAGCCTCCGGAAGGTGA
- a CDS encoding acetaldehyde dehydrogenase (acetylating), which translates to MDRVGVAIVGPGNIGTDLMYKILRSKRMELRMMSGIIPTSEGLRRAGQLGIKTTSDGIGPILEDPEIAIVFDATSAKVHLAHAPLLERAGKLAVDLTPASVGPYVVPAVNAEAHLNTHNMNMVTCGGQATVPIVAAINRASRVKYAEIVATIASKSAGPGTRQNIDEFTETTARALCAVGGAEKGKAIIILNPAEPPIIMRDTVYAIVDEPDGERIVASVREMVKTVQSYVPGYRLKFDPLVEEDRVTVMVEVVGAGDYLPKYSGNLDIMTAAACAVGERLAANLLKKGDCKA; encoded by the coding sequence TTGGACAGAGTAGGAGTCGCTATTGTCGGCCCCGGCAACATCGGGACCGATCTCATGTATAAGATTCTTCGAAGCAAACGCATGGAGTTGCGCATGATGTCGGGGATTATCCCCACGTCAGAGGGTCTCAGGCGCGCTGGGCAGCTCGGCATCAAGACTACGTCGGATGGGATTGGACCTATTCTGGAGGACCCCGAAATCGCGATCGTGTTTGACGCTACGAGCGCAAAGGTGCATCTGGCTCACGCTCCGCTGCTAGAACGCGCGGGCAAGCTCGCTGTGGATCTTACGCCCGCATCCGTCGGTCCATACGTGGTCCCGGCGGTTAACGCGGAAGCGCATCTGAACACTCACAACATGAACATGGTCACCTGCGGAGGCCAGGCTACGGTTCCGATTGTGGCGGCGATAAACCGGGCCTCCCGGGTGAAGTATGCCGAGATAGTCGCAACAATAGCAAGCAAGAGCGCTGGCCCAGGCACCAGGCAGAACATCGATGAGTTCACTGAAACCACCGCCAGGGCGCTTTGCGCTGTTGGCGGAGCCGAAAAGGGCAAGGCCATAATCATCCTGAACCCGGCCGAGCCGCCCATCATAATGCGAGACACGGTCTATGCTATTGTGGATGAACCTGACGGTGAGCGGATCGTCGCTTCAGTGCGCGAGATGGTCAAGACGGTGCAGTCTTATGTCCCGGGATACCGTCTCAAGTTCGATCCTCTAGTTGAGGAGGACAGGGTCACCGTTATGGTCGAGGTGGTCGGGGCGGGGGACTATCTCCCCAAATACTCCGGGAACCTCGACATAATGACCGCTGCGGCCTGCGCTGTGGGAGAGAGGCTGGCAGCGAACCTCCTGAAGAAGGGAGACTGCAAGGCATGA
- a CDS encoding fumarylacetoacetate hydrolase family protein — MIRDLSTRLIEAELQRRPIAQITVGLPEMTIDDAYAVQTETIHRKTQSGDRIVGKKIGLTSKPMQALLGVCQPDYGILLSSMVVDEFESVDSSELIQPKAEGEIAFVLQTDLHGPGVTAYDVLRATDAVIACIEIVDSRIENWKIRIQDTVADNASSARLVLGGRLVSVRDLDLRLTGMVLRKNGEIMSTGAGAAVLGHPASAVAWLANQLGQFGVGLKAGEVVLSGAITAAVPVSPGDAVCAEFGHLGTVTARFR; from the coding sequence ATGATCCGGGATCTGTCAACACGGCTGATCGAGGCTGAACTGCAGCGCCGGCCGATTGCGCAGATTACTGTGGGCTTGCCTGAAATGACTATTGATGACGCATATGCGGTTCAAACAGAGACGATTCACAGGAAGACACAGTCGGGAGACAGGATAGTGGGCAAGAAAATCGGGTTGACGAGCAAGCCGATGCAGGCGCTTCTTGGCGTCTGCCAGCCTGACTACGGCATCCTGCTGAGTTCCATGGTAGTAGACGAGTTCGAATCCGTCGACTCATCCGAGCTGATACAGCCCAAGGCCGAGGGTGAGATAGCATTCGTCCTTCAGACGGATCTTCATGGCCCTGGCGTCACGGCGTACGATGTTCTGCGGGCGACGGACGCTGTGATAGCCTGCATCGAGATTGTCGATTCGAGGATAGAGAACTGGAAGATACGCATTCAGGACACTGTGGCCGACAACGCATCCAGCGCCCGCCTGGTGCTGGGCGGCAGGCTAGTCAGTGTTCGAGATCTCGACTTACGACTGACGGGGATGGTGCTGCGCAAGAACGGCGAGATCATGTCGACGGGCGCCGGCGCTGCTGTGCTCGGCCATCCGGCATCGGCAGTAGCCTGGCTCGCCAACCAGCTGGGCCAGTTCGGCGTGGGCCTCAAGGCTGGCGAGGTGGTGCTCTCAGGGGCCATCACCGCTGCAGTGCCTGTGTCGCCTGGAGACGCCGTGTGCGCCGAGTTTGGTCATTTGGGAACCGTAACGGCGCGCTTCCGTTAG
- a CDS encoding IclR family transcriptional regulator, giving the protein MGGRGKQDNIVQSVMRAVDILEALERSKGEFGVSDLSRELGLHKSTVYGILNTLAQRGLVEQVTSTGKYRLGIRLFEMGHRIIEEMDFQSLAAPIMESLVEKYQETCHLVVRNGPDVVYVEKRESARSVRIASKVGTRLPCYCTGVGKALLAEMTDDEVEELYKGKQLKAFTSSTMTDMGLLREELRKIRKQGYAEDYGEFDESVMCVSAVVTNHTGRPVAAISISGPSSRMDEARMREMALAVKEAAERLSRQLGGRG; this is encoded by the coding sequence GTGGGCGGTCGGGGAAAACAAGACAACATTGTCCAATCAGTCATGCGCGCTGTGGATATACTTGAGGCACTGGAACGCAGCAAGGGCGAGTTTGGAGTGAGTGATCTGTCACGAGAACTCGGCCTGCACAAGAGCACTGTGTACGGGATTCTGAATACACTTGCACAGCGTGGTCTGGTCGAGCAGGTCACTTCTACCGGGAAATACCGGTTGGGCATTCGTCTGTTCGAAATGGGCCACCGAATCATAGAAGAAATGGACTTCCAGTCCCTGGCCGCCCCCATTATGGAATCCCTCGTGGAGAAGTACCAGGAAACCTGCCACCTCGTGGTGCGAAACGGACCCGATGTGGTGTATGTAGAGAAGAGAGAGTCGGCCCGGTCGGTGCGGATAGCCTCGAAAGTGGGAACCAGGCTCCCATGTTACTGCACAGGGGTTGGCAAGGCGCTTCTCGCCGAGATGACGGATGATGAAGTCGAAGAGTTGTACAAAGGGAAGCAGCTGAAGGCATTCACTAGCAGCACCATGACCGACATGGGGCTCCTCAGGGAGGAGCTGCGGAAGATCCGGAAACAGGGCTACGCGGAGGACTACGGGGAGTTCGATGAGAGCGTGATGTGTGTGTCAGCTGTAGTCACGAATCATACCGGGCGTCCCGTCGCAGCTATCAGCATTTCCGGGCCTTCGTCGCGCATGGATGAGGCAAGGATGCGAGAGATGGCTCTCGCAGTCAAAGAGGCGGCGGAACGACTCTCGAGACAACTGGGCGGTCGCGGTTGA
- a CDS encoding FAD-dependent oxidoreductase → MRIVVIGGGAGGASAAVKARRISEDAEVVIYDRGPHLSYANCGLPFFLGGEIEKREDLFVVPFSRFDGWFNIDARPLHSIEGIDRKKRTLTVRDVQSGQVFTENYDRLVLATGSRPVVPNIEGLHDGLRNVFTLSTVPDVDAACACLREDEPQQALVIGGGFIGLEVAEALTARGIAVTLVERLPQVMPVVDAEFSNRLIEELDRLGVRVILGDTVVGLDLDGDRVTGAALGSGVRVPCSLVLAATGMRPDARLAVGAGLEMGRAGGIAVNDRMQTSDSDIYAAGDCVESEELLTGRRVLSMLAGPANKQGRVAGANAAGADYVFRGVLGTCIVRVGRTVVAKTGLSEHDAEIASIPHFVSDNYARDHAGYYPGSTELHIKLTVESNTGRLLGAQVAGEAGVDKRIDVFATAIYAGLTVFDLEQLDLAYAPQFSSAKGPEIMAGMAASNIVRDEVRNITSSRLAEILHDPALQLVDVRTDEEARRGMIPGAVHMPLHELRRRLGELDPARPTVVYCRTGIRSYIASRILTQRGFADVRNLSGAWLSWIISNRETN, encoded by the coding sequence ATGAGAATAGTGGTTATAGGCGGAGGCGCCGGAGGGGCCAGCGCCGCTGTGAAGGCGCGAAGGATAAGCGAAGACGCGGAAGTCGTGATATACGACAGGGGACCGCACCTTTCCTACGCCAACTGCGGGCTCCCATTCTTTCTAGGAGGCGAGATAGAGAAGCGTGAGGATCTGTTTGTCGTTCCATTCTCACGTTTCGACGGTTGGTTCAACATCGATGCCCGCCCACTGCATAGCATTGAGGGAATCGACAGGAAGAAGCGGACGCTCACTGTACGCGACGTTCAGAGCGGGCAAGTATTCACGGAGAACTACGACCGTCTTGTCTTAGCTACCGGAAGCCGGCCTGTAGTGCCGAATATCGAGGGACTGCATGACGGCTTGCGCAACGTCTTCACTCTCTCAACCGTGCCAGACGTAGATGCGGCGTGCGCATGCCTGCGAGAAGACGAACCGCAGCAGGCTCTGGTCATTGGCGGAGGATTCATCGGGCTCGAAGTCGCAGAAGCTCTTACGGCGCGAGGCATCGCGGTGACACTGGTAGAGCGGCTCCCTCAGGTGATGCCAGTTGTCGATGCTGAGTTCTCCAACAGGTTGATAGAAGAACTCGACAGGCTGGGAGTCAGAGTGATATTGGGCGACACCGTGGTCGGACTGGATTTGGACGGCGACCGCGTAACCGGCGCTGCGCTGGGAAGCGGTGTTAGGGTGCCGTGCTCGCTTGTGCTGGCAGCGACGGGCATGAGGCCTGATGCGAGACTGGCTGTCGGAGCAGGCCTTGAAATGGGCAGGGCTGGCGGAATCGCAGTAAACGATAGAATGCAGACCAGCGACTCTGACATATACGCAGCCGGAGACTGTGTTGAGAGCGAGGAACTGCTCACCGGCAGGCGCGTTCTGAGCATGCTCGCCGGTCCCGCTAACAAGCAGGGAAGGGTGGCCGGCGCCAACGCGGCTGGCGCTGATTACGTCTTCCGCGGGGTTCTGGGAACGTGCATAGTGCGCGTCGGGCGGACGGTAGTGGCAAAGACAGGCCTTTCCGAGCACGACGCAGAAATAGCGAGCATTCCGCATTTCGTGTCGGATAACTACGCGCGCGACCATGCCGGATACTACCCGGGCAGTACGGAGCTTCACATAAAGCTGACGGTCGAGTCGAACACAGGCCGTCTGCTAGGAGCGCAGGTAGCCGGAGAGGCTGGGGTGGACAAGCGGATAGACGTGTTCGCGACGGCGATATATGCTGGCCTGACAGTGTTTGACCTGGAGCAGTTGGACCTTGCCTACGCGCCTCAGTTTTCGTCCGCCAAAGGCCCTGAGATCATGGCAGGGATGGCGGCAAGCAATATCGTAAGAGACGAAGTGCGCAACATCACTTCATCTCGTCTTGCGGAGATTCTTCACGACCCAGCTCTGCAGCTGGTGGATGTAAGGACCGATGAGGAGGCCCGCCGAGGGATGATACCGGGGGCGGTGCATATGCCTCTGCATGAGCTCCGGCGCAGGCTCGGAGAACTTGACCCTGCGCGGCCAACGGTCGTGTACTGTAGGACGGGCATTAGGTCGTATATCGCGTCGCGTATTCTAACCCAACGCGGCTTCGCCGATGTGAGAAACCTGAGCGGAGCCTGGCTTTCATGGATTATCAGCAACCGGGAGACGAACTGA
- a CDS encoding C-GCAxxG-C-C family (seleno)protein, translating to MADKERCMRRARELAAQYTTKYWGCAQSSFSATLDALREEGVELVSKEEQDEIFKGLIGLSGGTGNLGGGTCGALAGTAFAISLASGIGRQEQLEDKMNRWIAFDNVAETIGKQFMHEYGGLRCRDVTWNRWGKWWDSWNPVAKAEFAKEEKARGCLCKDRCTIALAASWTVGYILDILDNPRTLEQMKALHG from the coding sequence GTGGCTGATAAAGAGAGATGCATGCGGCGCGCAAGGGAACTCGCAGCGCAGTACACTACCAAGTACTGGGGTTGCGCACAATCCAGCTTCAGCGCCACATTGGACGCCCTCAGGGAAGAGGGCGTAGAGCTGGTCTCTAAAGAAGAGCAGGACGAGATATTCAAGGGGCTTATCGGATTATCCGGCGGAACCGGAAACCTGGGCGGGGGCACATGCGGCGCCCTGGCCGGTACGGCTTTCGCGATCAGCCTTGCTTCCGGGATAGGTCGTCAGGAGCAGCTGGAGGACAAGATGAACCGTTGGATCGCGTTCGACAACGTTGCGGAGACCATCGGCAAACAGTTCATGCATGAGTATGGCGGACTGCGGTGCCGCGACGTGACATGGAATCGGTGGGGCAAGTGGTGGGACTCGTGGAACCCGGTTGCCAAGGCCGAATTCGCCAAAGAGGAAAAGGCCAGGGGATGCCTGTGCAAGGATAGATGCACTATTGCTCTAGCAGCGAGCTGGACTGTAGGGTATATACTGGATATACTGGATAACCCGAGGACTCTAGAGCAGATGAAAGCGCTGCACGGCTAG
- a CDS encoding C-GCAxxG-C-C family protein translates to MDTNGNREKCIQRARELAVEYQTTLVGCAHCSFAAAVDALREFGMELATPELEDTMFRGLVGLTAGVGNMNTGTCGAVTGASFAVSLACNITREVTEQQGKGLRWIAYYNVADGVANRFIEKYGSIVCRDMQLKIFGMAFDSRVPGRNKELFGCASKHNCQTPGACTIANGAGWATERIWDMVHNPQDLTWVIDEHEK, encoded by the coding sequence ATGGACACCAACGGTAACAGGGAGAAATGCATCCAGAGGGCAAGAGAGCTTGCCGTGGAGTACCAGACCACCCTGGTCGGCTGTGCGCATTGCTCCTTTGCAGCTGCAGTTGATGCGCTGCGCGAGTTCGGCATGGAACTCGCAACTCCGGAACTGGAAGACACCATGTTCAGAGGGCTCGTCGGATTGACCGCGGGAGTCGGGAATATGAATACTGGAACCTGCGGCGCTGTCACCGGAGCATCGTTCGCAGTTAGCTTGGCATGCAACATCACTAGAGAAGTAACCGAACAGCAGGGCAAGGGGCTGCGATGGATCGCTTACTACAACGTGGCCGATGGTGTGGCCAACAGATTCATCGAGAAGTACGGCTCGATTGTCTGTCGCGACATGCAGCTCAAGATATTCGGCATGGCGTTCGATTCTCGAGTTCCTGGCAGGAACAAGGAGCTTTTTGGATGCGCGAGCAAGCACAATTGCCAGACGCCCGGGGCGTGCACTATCGCCAACGGAGCCGGATGGGCCACCGAGCGCATATGGGACATGGTGCACAATCCTCAGGATCTCACCTGGGTCATAGATGAGCACGAGAAGTAG